A single Meles meles chromosome 20, mMelMel3.1 paternal haplotype, whole genome shotgun sequence DNA region contains:
- the EPHX3 gene encoding epoxide hydrolase 3, producing MPELVVTALLAPSRLSLKLLRAFMWSLVFSAALLAAAVYGCIAFTHVLCRPRRGCCGRPRSAPPACVSDPTLGEHCFLTLKSSGLRLHYVSAGRGNGPLMLFLHGFPENWFSWRYQLWEFQSRFHVVAVDLRGYGPSDAPRDVDCYTMDLLMTDIQDIILGLGYSRCILVAHDWGALIAWNFSIYYPSLVERMVIVSAAPMSVYQDYSIHHIGQFFRSNYIFLFQLPWLPEKLLSMSDFQILKTTLTHRKRGIPHLTPNELEAFLYDFSQPGGLTGPLNYYRNLFRNFPLEPQELATPTLLLWGEKDTYFEQGLVGAISSRFVPGRLEAHILPGVGHWIPQSNPGEMHEYMWAFLQDLLD from the exons ATGCCCGAGCTGGTGGTGACAGCGCTGCTGGCGCCGTCGCGCCTCAGTCTGAAGCTGCTGCGCGCCTTCATGTGGAGCCTCGTGTTCTCCGCGGCGCTGCTGGCCGCCGCCGTCTATGGCTGCATCGCGTTCACACACGTGCTGTGCCGGCCCCGACGCGGCTGCTGCGGGCGCCCCCGGAGCGCCCCACCCGCCTGCGTGAGCGACCCCACGCTGGGCGAACACTGCTTCCTGACCCTCAAG AGCTCGGGCCTGCGCCTGCACTATGTCTCCGCTGGACGTGGCAATGGGCCCCTCATGCTGTTTCTGCACGGCTTCCCAGAGAACTG GTTCTCCTGGCGCTACCAGCTTTGGGAATTCCAGAGCCGCTTCCACGTGGTGGCTGTGGACCTACGGGGATACGGCCCCTCAGATGCCCCTCGGGATGTAGACTGCTACACCATGGACCTGCTGATGACGGACATCCAGGATATCATCCTGGGCCTGG GTTATTCTAGGTGTATCCTGGTGGCCCATGACTGGGGTGCGCTCATCGCCTGGAATTTCTCCATCTACTACCCATCCCTGGTCGAGCGGATGGTAATTGTCAGTGCTGCCCCCATGTCTGTGTACCAAG aCTACTCCATACACCACATCGGCCAGTTCTTCCGTTCCAACTACATTTTCCTGTTCCAGCTTCCCTGGCTGCCTGAGAAATTACTGTCCATGTCTGACTTCCAG ATCCTGAAGACCACCCTCACACACCGCAAGAGAGGCATCCCACACTTAACCCCCAACGAGCTTGAGGCCTTCCTTTATGACTTCTCACAGCCCGGTGGTCTCACTGGGCCCCTCAACTATTACCGAAACCTTTTCAG GAACTTCCCCCTGGAGCCCCAGGAGCTTGCCACCCCCACTCTGCTGCTGTGGGGAGAGAAGGACACCTACTTCGAGCAGGGGCTGGTGGGAGCCATCAGCAGTCGCTTTGTGCCCGGCCGGCTGGAGGCCCACATCCTGCCAGGTGTGGGGCACTGGATCCCACAGAGCAACCCTGGGGAGATGCATGAGTACATGTGGGCCTTCTTGCAAGACCTGCTGGACTAG